Proteins encoded together in one Jaculus jaculus isolate mJacJac1 chromosome 7, mJacJac1.mat.Y.cur, whole genome shotgun sequence window:
- the Cebpa gene encoding CCAAT/enhancer-binding protein alpha, giving the protein MESADFYEAEPRPPMSSHLQSPPHAPSSAAFGFPRGAGSAPPPAPPAAAAAPEPLGGICEHETSIDISAYIDPAAFNDEFLADLFQHSRQQEKAKAAAGPAGAGGGGGDFDYPGGGGGGPLGPGGGAVMSAGAHGPPPGYSCAAAAGYLDGRLEPLYERVGAPALRPLVIKQEPREEDEAKQLALAGLFPYQPPPPPPPHPHPHASPAHLAAPHLQFQIAHCGQTTMHLQPGHPTPPPTPVPSPHPAPALGAAGLPPGPGGAALKALSATHPDLRAGGGGAGKAKKSVDKNSNEYRVRRERNNIAVRKSRDKAKQRNVETQQKVLELTSDNDRLRKRVEQLSRELDTLRGIFRQLPESSLVKAMGNCA; this is encoded by the coding sequence ATGGAGTCGGCCGACTTCTACGAGGCGGAGCCGCGGCCCCCGATGAGCAGCCACCTCCAGAGCCCCCCGCACGCGCCCAGCAGCGCCGCCTTCGGCTTCCCCCGGGGCGCGGGTTCCGCGCCGCCCCCAGCCCcacctgccgccgccgccgccccggagccgctgggCGGCATCTGCGAGCACGAGACGTCCATCGACATCAGCGCCTACATCGACCCGGCCGCCTTCAACGACGAGTTCCTAGCCGACCTGTTCCAGCACAGCCGGCAGCAGGAGAAGGCCAAGGCGGCCGCGGGCCCCGCGGGtgcaggcggcggcggcggggactTTGACtaccccggcggcggcggcggaggcccGCTGGGCCCGGGCGGAGGCGCCGTCATGTCCGCGGGCGCGCACGGGCCCCCTCCCGGCTACAGCTGCGCGGCGGCGGCCGGCTACCTGGACGGCAGGCTGGAGCCCCTGTACGAGCGCGTCGGGGCGCCGGCGCTGCGGCCGCTGGTCATCAAGCAGGAGCCGCGCGAGGAGGACGAGGCGAAGCAGCTGGCCCTGGCCGGCCTCTTCCCTtaccagccgccgccgccgccgccgccgcacccGCACCCGCACGCGTCGCCCGCGCACCTAGCCGCCCCGCACCTCCAGTTCCAGATCGCGCACTGCGGCCAGACCACCATGCACCTGCAGCCCGGCCACCCCACGCCGCCCCCCACGCCCGTGCCCAGCCCGCACCCCGCACCGGCGCTGGGGGCCGCCGGTCTGCCGCCGGGTCCCGGAGGTGCTGCTCTCAAGGCTCTGAGCGCCACGCACCCCGACCtccgggcgggcggcggcggagCCGGCAAGGCCAAGAAGTCGGTGGACAAGAACAGCAACGAGTACCGGGTGCGACGCGAACGCAACAACATCGCGGTCCGCAAGAGCCGCGACAAGGCTAAGCAGCGCAACGTGGAGACGCAGCAGAAAGTGCTGGAGCTCACCAGTGACAATGACCGCCTGCGCAAGCGGGTGGAGCAGCTGAGCCGCGAACTGGACACGCTGCGGGGCATCTTCCGCCAGCTGCCCGAGAGCTCCTTGGTCAAGGCCATGGGCAACTGCGCGTGA